AAGGCAGAACCAGCATCTAAGCCCGAGAAGAATTGTTTGGCAATAACGGCAGCCAATGAACCGTAAAGATAAAAGTCGTACCACTCAAAAACCGTACCTAAAGAGGAAGCAAAAATAACTTTGCGTTCTTCAGCGGTCATTGGGGCTGCTTTAGTTGATGTTGACATCAGTAGCTCCTAACTATTTTTATTAAAATAAAAAACAACTAGGCGATTATGCTTTGAAAAAAATCAAAGAAATCCACTACTTAGGGTAATTCCTCATCTAATTAGATCGGGGTTTTCCCGAGACATCATCAATCTAGAGGCCATAATGCAGCAACTATTCGCCTAGCGTCTAATAGAACATAAAAGTAACATCACACACTTAATTATTGGGAACTAACAACCATGCAACAAAAATGGGGTATTCGGGGGATGGCGGTAGCGCCACACTCACTAGCGTCTGAATCAGCATTAGCGGTGCTGCGCGAGGGTGGCAATGCATTGGAGGGCATGATTGCAGCGGCGGCGACCATTGCCGTCGTTTACCCCCACATGAACTCCATTGGCGGTGACTCTTTTTGGGTAGTTCACTCCCCTGGTAAAGCTATGGGCGGAATTGATGCCTGCGGTGCAGCAGCTGGTCTAGCGACTAAACAGTGGTACGGAGAGCGCGGAGTCACAAAAGCTATTCCTTTTCGGGGTGCTATTGCAGCCAATACCGTAGCTGGAACTATTTCCGGCTGGGGCGCTGCTCAGAAACTTTCACAGCAAGGTTTGAGCGGAAGACTTCCACTCTCCCGCTTGCTGGCAGATGCCATTCACTATGCTGAAGCTGGAGTCCCGGTAACTCATAGTCAATCTAGTTTGACTGAAAAAAAGAGAATGGAATTAAGCCCCATTCCCGGATTTGCAGAGACATTCTTAGTGAATGGTAAGGCCCCTGAAGTGGGCAGCATCTTTAAACAAGAGCGCCTTGCAAAAACCTTGCGCCAAATTTCCCGCAAAGGGACAGAGGATTACTATCGAGGCGATTTAGCCGAGCTACTTGCAAAAGAGCTTACGGACATTGGCAGCCCCCTTCGACTTAGCGACCTCCATCGCCATCAAGCCAAACTGATTGACCCGCTTGAACTCAAGCACAGCATGGGCAATGTATACAACATGACGCCGCCGACCCAAGGTGTTGTGTCTTTAATGATCATTGGCATCTTGGATCAACTCAATCTCAAGCGCTTCAAAGTCGATAGCGCGGAATATGTTCATCACTGTGTGGAAGCCACTAAGCAAGCCTTCATGGTTAGAGATAAATATGTAACTGATCCTGCTTATATGACAAAGCATGCCCAATCTTTCTTATCTCACGCCTTTTTAAAGAAACTGGCAAAAAATATTGACCCTGAAAAAGCATTACCTTGGGGTCAGGGCAAGGGCCCTGCGGATACGATTTGGATGGGTGTTATCGATGGCAATGGAAATTGCGTTTCTTTCATTCAAAGTATTTATCACGAGTTTGGTGCTGGCATCGTATTACCCAAGTCTGGTGTGAACTGGCAAAACCGCGGATGCAGCTTCTCGCTAGATCCAAAGACACTCAATCACCTTGAGCCCTATCGCAAACCATTTCATACATTGAACCCAGCCATGGCTTTGTTCAAGGATGGTCGGTCGATGGTCTACGGCACGATGGGTGGCGATGGTCAACCTCAAACTCAGTGTGCCGTCTTTACTCGCACAGCAACCTATGGACTTGATCCACAAGATGCGATCAGCCGTCCGCGTTGGTTGCTCGGCAGAACCTGGGGACAGACTAGTGACAGCTTGAAATTAGAATCCCGCTTTAATCCATGGGTTGCTAAAGAGCTGCACGCCCTAGGACATGAGATTGAAATGCTCGATGCCTTTGATGAAACCGTTGGCCATGCTGGCTGTATTATTCGCGACCCGTCCGGCACACTGCATGGCGGCTGGGATCCCCGTAGTGATGGGGCTGTTAGCGCGTTTTAGTAATAAATAATTTGGGTACGCGCAGATCCCAGTAAATGGCAGCTGCGCGTAGTCCAAAAATAGCCAGCATGCATATTACTGATCCTTCTAGCGTGTACGCTGGGAGAAAATTTAAAATCAGAATATAAATGCAGCAACCCAAAGTGACCGGGATTGCATACAGTTCATGTGACATCAATAAAGTTTTTCTGCCAGCCAAAATATCGCGCAATAAGCCGCCACCGATAGCCGTCACTACACCCAAGATCACTGGTGCAACTGGCAATCCAAATTCTAAGTTCCAGGCTTTGTCTACCCCCTGAATGCCAAACAAAGCGGCGCCTAGGCCGTCGATGTAGAGCATCCAGCGATAAATCTGCGGCTGTGTAAAAAAAGATTCTGCTACGAAAGCGACAATGCACGCGCCTAAGGCTACCCAGATATAAATTTGTGCAATCGACCAAAATGCAGGTAAATTCAAAATGATGTCTCGCAGTGTTCCACCACCAATGGCAGTAATCACACCCAATACCATGACGCCAAAAAGATCAACACCCCGATCGGCAATAGCGAGTACGCCAGTGACCGCGAAAGCAACCGTGGCAATGATGCCAATCCAGAAATTAATTTGATCCATGGTTACCAGTCTAAATCACCGACACCAGTCACTCAATCAAGTCCTTAATATACTGAGGGTCATGCTATCAAGGAATCTTTTATGAAAACTCAGCTGTATAGCTTTTGGCGTAGCTCAGCAGCCTTTCGGGTGCGCATTGCCCTAAACTTAAAAGGCCTGAATTATGAGGTGATTCCAATTCATATTGTTAAAAGTGGAGGTGCCCAAACTGCTGGTGAATTTGCCAATAAAAATCCTAATCGCTTGGTGCCCCTCTATACCGATGGCCCTCACACCATTCACCAATCGCTTGCCATCATTGAATATTTAGAGGAGATTCAATCAAGTCCTCCGCTACTACCCCAAACTGCAATCGATCGCGCGTGGGTGCGCTCAGTAGCCATGGATATCGCTATGGAGATTCACCCGCTCAATAATTTAAGGGTGATGCGCTATCTCATGAAAACTTTAGGCGTGAGTGCAGAAGCAAAAGATGCCTGGAGTCATCATTGGATGGTGTTGGGTTTAGAAAGTCTGGAAAAACAATTGAGTGGAGATACGAGGGTAGGTCGTTTTGCTTATGGAGATCAGCCTGGCTTGATTGATATCTGCCTAGTGCCACAAATTTTTAATGCACTTAGTGCAAAGATCGATATGACGAGCTACCCAACACTCATGAAGATATTCCATCAATGTATGAAGTTACCTGCATTTATTGATGCCTCTTGGGAAAAGCAAATAGATGCTGAGGGATTAAATCCCCTTTCTCCACCACAGGAATAAAGACAGCGTCAGCAAGGATCCCATCGTAGTCAAGAGCACTACTCGAGAAATAATTCGGCCATCCGCGTTGTAATACTGAGCCAACATAAATGGGCCAGTGCCTGTGGGCAGTGCTGCCAGTATTACAACAGCACTCACCCATAAGTTTGGCAACTCTAAGATTGGTCCAGCAATCAACCAAGCGACTAGCGGCTGAATAATGAGTTTTGCAAAACTAATACCCCACGCCTGCTGCGGCGCTGACTTCTCTTTTTGCATCAAGAACAGGCCAATAGAAACCAATGCACAAGGTGTTGCAGCTAAAGCTAAGAAAGCAATGACTTGCGCTAATGGCTCATATAGAAGCAAATCTGTAGACGACCATAGCAAACCTGCCACGGGGGCAATCAATAGTGGATTGGTACATAGCGACTTCAGCACGCTCCAAACAATCTCATGGGATTTTTTATAGGACTGAATGCCGACCTCAATGAGCACTGTTGCTATAGCAAACATCACAAAGACAATAAAGGTCGCAATAATTGCTGGCGCCAAACCATCTTGACCAAGCGCCAATACACAGAGCGGAATGCCCATGTATCCCGTGTTGGAGTAAGACGCGCTCAAACCTGAAAAACTGGCGGCCGCTAAATCTCGCTTGCGAACCCAGCTGACTACCAACACCAAAATAAATACTAGTAAGCAACTCAAAAAGAAGGCGGCAATAAAACCGGGCTGCCAAAGTGTTTGCCAACTACTGCTTGCTGCGAAATTAAATAATTGCGCAGGCAAGGCAAGCCAAACGACAAAGCGATTTAACTCGATGGATGCACTCTCACCTAATTTGCCTGTGCGTCCACAAACATAGCCAATCAGAATAAGGGCAAATACCGGAAAGACAACATTGAAAACGTAGAACAATTTAGGTGAACTTTTTTAAATCAGGCAATTTTCTTCAAAGTCTGCTGATATCGCTGCGCATTCTGAACATAACGACCGGCAATATCTTCAATGCCAGCAATTTGCCCTGGAGTCAGCGTCTTCACTACTTTAGCGGGTGAGCCCAAAATCATCGAGCCATCAGGAAATTCTTTACCCTCAGTGACCAATGCTCCGGCACCCACTAAACAGTTCTTACCAATTTTGGCGCCATTCAAAATTACGGCACCAATCCCAATCAAGCTACCATCGCCAATTTGGCAACCATGGAGCATCACTTGATGTCCAACGGTAACGTGCTTGCCAATGATGAGAGGATAGCCAGGGTCAGTATGCAAAATAGAAGCATCTTGCACATTACTGCCCTCGCTAATTTGTATCAGATCGTTATCGCCACGGATCACGACCTTGGGCCACACACTCGCATTTTTGTGAAGCTCGACTCTGCCAATCACTTCTGCGCTCTCGGCAACCCAAGCTCCATCGTCTAAGCGGGGAGCATTTCCATCTAGTTCAAATATAGCCATGACTCATTATAGGTAATGGCTATATTTAAGATAGCCTACCAGTTCGGCTCACGATCCGGACTTGCAGAAATCCGGTGAATACTTAAGTCAGCACCTTCGTACTCTTCTTCTTGTGACATCCGGATACCTAAGACAGCCTTTAGCAATCCATAGACCACAAATCCACTGATAAGGGCAATAGCAACTCCTAAGCCACTGCCGATCAACTGCCCCAAGAAAGTCACTCCGCCGAGACCGCCTAGCGCTTTTGCCCCAAAGATGCCTGCAGCCAAGCCGCCCCATAAACCGCATAGGCCGTGTAGAGGCCAGACGCCCAAAACGTCATCAATCTTCCAGCGGTTTTGTACCAAGGTAAACATATAGACAAAGAGGGCGCCAGCAATTAAGCCAACTACCAAAGCGCCCATCGGGTGCATTAGATCTGAGCCAGCACAAACCGCTACCAAGCCAGCTAAAGGCCCGTTGTAAGTAAAACCTGGATCATTGCGACCAATTACCCATGCAGCTAAAGTACCGCCAACCATCGCCATGAGAGAGTTCATCGCCACTAAGCCACTGACTTTATCTATCGTCTGCGCACTCATGACATTAAAACCAAACCAACCTACCGCCAAAATCCAAGCACCCAAAGCCAAGAATGGAATGCTAGATGGTGGATGCGCAGCATCGTTACCATCCTTGGTGTAGCGACCGCGACGCGCGCCCAAGAGAATGACGGCTGGCAATGCGATCCAACCACCTACCGCGTGCACCACAACCGATCCCGCAAAGTCATGAAACTCTTCACCAGTCAGCGTTTTGATCCACGCTTGAATACCGTAATGCTGATTCCAGGCAATACCCTCAAAGAAGGGGTAAATGAAACCCACCAGAATAAAAGTAGCAATCAGTTGAGGATTGAACTTCGCACGCTCTGCAATACCGCCAGAGATAATGGCTGGGATAGCGGCGGCAAAGGTCAACAAGAAAAAGAATTTGACTAGTTCATAGCCATTTTTCTCGGCTAAGATTTCGGCACCAGAGAAAAAATCAACGCCGTAAGCAATGCTGTAACCAATAAAGAAATAGGCAATGGTTGACACTGCAAAGTCCACCAAGATTTTGACCAAAGCATTGACTTGGTTCTTTTTGCGTACAGTGCCGAGCTCAAGAAATGCAAATCCCGCATGCATAGCCAAGACCATGATTGCGCCGAGCAAAATAAATAAGACATCACTTCCTGATTTCAAAGTTTCCACCGAAATACCCCCATGTTTTTTGCATCATTATGGGGAATATTAAGACCGAATTTGGGCATTAATGCACTTATTTAGTGCAATTTAATGGCTTGAATATGGTTTATTATGGAATTGACATACACCCAAGGGAGAACCCATGAAAAAAGTTTTAGCTCTATTAGCTGCCTTATGGGCATTTTCTGGCTTAGCCCAGGCTCAAGAAAAAATTCAGGTCCTGAGCACACAAGAGCTTGTAAACGTCTGTAAATTGCCAGCAAGTCCTGAATCCCGCAGCTTTTGCGTAGGCTATATAACCGCTATTTACGACACTTATTTGGCTACACGCCACCCACAGCGCGCAAAGCCATATATCTGCGTAAAGCAACCTGCACCATCACGTGATGAAGTCATTGGTGAATTTGTAAAGTTTGCTCAATCTAATCAACAGACCACTGATAAACCTGCAGCAGGTGTTTTCTTGGGCTTCTTAGCATCACGCTTCCCTTGCGCCAGAAAATAATCCAAGACATTTAGCCAATTTAATATTTAAAGACACAAGGAACAGTTGATATGAAAAAAATTATCGCTATTACTGCTGCAACTCTAGCAATCGCAGGTTGCTCCAACATGAGCAATACAGAGCAACGTACTTTATCTGGTGCTAGCATCGGTGCAGCTGCCGGCGCGGTTGGTACAGCTATTTTCCACGGCAACCCAATCTGGGGCGCAGTCGGCGGTGCAGCAGTGGGTGCGGCTTCTGGTTACGTATACGATGCCTACAAAAAAGAGCAGGCTTCTGAGTACAACTCTGGATACAACGCTGGAAAAAATAATCAACCTGCTAAAGCTCCGCAGTAATACTTTATTTTTCTAGTAGCAAGGAAATAAAAAAACCCGACCTGCGTAATGCGAGTCGGGTTTTTCTTTAGAGCCTCAGTGAATTAGGCTAGTAAGAGTTGATTGATACGCTTTACATAAGCCGCCGGATCATTCAATTGACCGCCCTCAGCTAAAAGTGCTTGATCAAACAAGACCTGAGTCCATTCATCAAAGTGCTGATCATCAGATTTCAGCTTCAGTAGCAAAGGATGCTCTGGGTTAATTTCCAAAATAGGCTTAGTGTCAGGCGCCTGCTGACCTGCAGCTTTGAGCATACGCAATAAGTTTCCGGAGAGCTCATTCTCATCAGAAACTAAACATGCTGGAGAATCAGTCAAGCGGAAAGTCACACGCACATCCTTCACCTTGTCTTCTAGGGCCGCTTTCATGCGATCGAGCAAGCCCTTGAAATTCTTTTCAGTTTCTTCATGCTCTTTCTTTTCTTTCTCGTCACTTAAGTTGCCGAGATCAAGACCACCTTTTGCTACCGAGGTCATCTGCTCACCATCAAACTCGGCGAAGAAAGAAAGCATCCATTCGTCTACTCGATCGGTGAGTAGCAATACTTCGACACCCTTCTTGCGGAAGATCTCTAAATGCGGACTATTTTTAGCGGCATTAAAAGTATCGCCAGTCACGTAATAAATCTTGTCCTGACCTTCTTTCATGCGTGAAATATATTCAGCTAGGGAAACAGTTTGATCCGCAGAATCCATGTGCGTACTTGCAAAACGCAAGAGCTTTAAGATGCGCTCTTGATTTGGCTGATCTTCACCAATGCCCTCTTTAAGCACTTGTCCAAACTGAGTCCAGAAGGTGTGGTACTTTTCTTTTTTAATATCGTCATCGCTATTGGCTAGATCCTCCAACATGCTCAGCACACGCTTGGTGGAACTTTCGCGAATGATCTTGACATCACGTGATTCCTGCAGAATTTCACGGGAAACGTTTAAAGGTAAATCTGTTGAATCAACAACACCAGTGACAAAGCGCAAATACATGGGCATTAATTGCTCAGCATCATCCATGATGAATACCCGCTTCACATACAACTTAATACCACCCCGCTTATTACGATCCCACAAATCAAATGGTGCACGTGAGGGTACATACAGTAGTTGCGTAAATTCACTACGGCCTTCAACTCTATTGAGGGAATAGCACAAGGGGTTTTCGTAGTCGTGAGATAAGTGCTTATAAAACTCGTCATACTGCTCTTGAGTGATCTCCGATTTAGAGCGCGCCCATAAAGCGCTCGACTGGTTAATACTCTCAAGCTCATCTTTAATTACTTGTTCTTTTTTATCCGCATCCCACTCTTCTTTATTCATCTGAATCGGCAAAGAGATGTGATCAGAGTATTTACGAATAATCGACTTGAGCTTATGCGTGGAGAGGAAATCGTCCTCACCTTCACGCAAATGCATCGTGATCGATGTTCCCCGTTGTGGGCGGTCAATACTTTCTACTGTAAATTCGCCCGAACCATCGGACTCCCAACGAACCCCATCGGTCGCCGGCAGACCAGCACGACGCGTCTCTACAGTAATACGATCGGCCACAATAAATGCTGAATAAAAACCTACGCCAAACTGACCAATTAAAGCGGCATCTTTTTGTTGATCGCCAGATAGCTTGGAGAAAAATTCTTTTGTACCAGAGCGAGCAATGGTGCCCAAGTTCGCAATAGCTTCATCGCGGCTCATACCAATGCCATTATCAGAAATAGTTACGGTTCTGGCAGCTTGGTCAAAACTAACTTTGATCTTCAGATCAGGATCATCTCCATACCAATCGGGATGCTCAATTCCTTCAAAGCGGAGCTTGTCTGAAGCATCAGATGCATTCGAGATTAACTCTCGGAGAAAAATTTCCTTGTTGGAATACAAGGAATGAATCATCAGTTGTAAAAGTTGCTTTACCTCGGCCTGAAAGCCTAAAGTTTCTTTGCTAGCTACAGTCATGCGTATTCCCTCTTCCCTCATTAATCAATGAACATCTCTTCTGGTAAATGGGGCTTATTTAATGCATTTCAAGATCTATGCCATTAGAAATTTAACTCTGATGTGGCTTTGAATGTTTATCCACGATAGGTAATTCAGCCTTTTTCCAGGCGCTAAAACCACCTTCTAGATGACAAACACCTGGCACACCCATTTTTTGAAGGGTTTCAGTTGCCAAGGCAGATCGCCACGCAGAGGCGCAATAAAGCATTAAACGCTTGCCCTCTCCAAAAACTGGCTTGTAATAAGGGCTATCTGGATCAACCCAAAATTCCAGCATGCCACGAGGCGCATGAATTGCACCTGGAATCATGCCATCACGTTCCAGCTCCCTCACATCCCGAATATCTACAAATACTGTGTTTTGATCATCTAGAAATTGTTGTGCTTGTTCTAAGGGTACGGTCTCAATTTGAGCCATCGCATTGGCAATTAATTCTTGATAACCCAATTTCAATTTCATCCAAATCTCCTAAATTGCTAATACTTTTATTTGATCATTCTTAAGGGCGTTATATCGACTCTGCCCTGATAATATGTAGTTATGAACTTTACCCCTACCGAGCTTGGTGCTAGCGTTATTTTTGCCATAGCAGTGCTACACACGTTTTGCACTTCTTATTTTGAGGTGCTTGCTAAAAAATCTCCAAAGCATGCTGGCTTATGGCATCTCCTTGGTGAAGTAGAAATCGTCTTTGGATTTTGGGCGGCTATCCTCATTATTTTTATGTGGCTCGCTAATGATCTAGCTACCGCAAAAGACTACGCCAATAAACGTAACTTCACCGAGCCGCTATTTGTTTTCGCCATTATGGTGGTCGCTGGCAGTAAACCAATTTTGCATTTTGCAACCCAGCTGCTTCACAAACTTGGCAAGGCAATTCAACTCGTCTTGCGAACCAAACAAGCTCCAACACTCTATTTCTTGACCCTCAGCATCACACCTTTGTTGGGCTCGCTGATTACCGAGCCTGCAGCAATGACGCTGGCAGCATTCTTGTTACGCGACCTAGTCTATCGCCATAAATGCTCTACCTCACTACTGTTCGGTACCCTGGGTGTGCTGTTCGTCAACATTTCGATCGGTGGCACGCTAACTAATTTTGCAGCACCTCCAGTGCTGATGGTGGCATCCACTTGGGGTTGGAGTAGCGCTTTCATGTTCGCCAATTTTGGCCTTGAAGCGATCATCGCCATTTTTATTAATGCCACAATCGTAACGCTGCTCTTTCATAAGCAATTAGTTGAGCCTACGAGTAAAGCTGATCACATTCGTATTCCACTCACCATTACAGCCATTCATCTACTCTTCTTACTAGGCATCGTAGCTTTTGCACATGACCCAGTAATCTTCATATGGCTATTGCTCTTTTTTATTGGTTTCACCACCGCCTATCCAAAACATCAAAGCCCACTCATCTTGCGTGAAGCCTTGCTGGTGGGATTCTTCTTGGGTGGATTAGTAGTATTGGGTGCACTTCAAGGTTGGTGGCTACAACCCATTCTGGAAACCATGAGCCCGACGGCTGTTTTCTATGGCAGCTTGGCACTAACAGCCATTACTGATAATGCAGCGCTCACTTATTTGGGCTCGTTAGTGGAGGGTACTTCACCAGAATTCAAGCTAGCCCTGGTTGGCGGTGCAGTAGCAGGCGGCGGCCTGACCGTTATCGCCAATGCCCCCAACCCTGCTGGACTGGCTATTTTGCGCAGTTACTTCCCCAATGCAGCTGTTTCCGCAGGCTTGCTATTGATAGCCGCCATTCCACCAACCATAGTCGCGATTCTGACCCTAAGTCTGCTCTAAACCACTTATCCCGTAAAATCTCAGCTTCGCCCCCAGCTATAAACCTGAGAACGGCATATGAAAAAGCTCTATATCAAAACCTTTGGCTGTCAAATGAACGAGTACGACTCGGGCAAGATGGCCGACCTCTTACATGCCAAAGAAGGCATGGTCATGACTGATACCCCCGAAGATGCAGATGTGGTTCTATTGAACACTTGCTCAATTCGTGAAAAAGCCGAAGACAAAGTATTTTCAGATTTAGGTCGTCTGCGTGAGCTCAAGAAAACCAAGCCCGATTTATTGATTGGTGTTGGCGGCTGCGTTGCCAGCCAAGAAGGTCAACAAATTATTAGTAGAGCTCCCTATGTGGATGTGGTCTTCGGCCCACAAACACTGCATCGCTTGTCTGACCTCATTACACAACGTCGCGAAACTGGCAGACCTCAAGTAGATATCTCTTTTCCTGAGATAGAAAAGTTTGATCATCTGCCCGCCTCTCGCCAAACTCGCGGCTCTGCTTACGTTTCCATCATGGAAGGTTGCTCAAAGTACTGTAGCTACTGTGTGGTTCCTTACACTCGTGGCGAAGAAGTATCACGCCCCTTTGATGATGTATTAACTGAAGTAGCTGGTCTTACAGCCCAAGGCGTAAAAGAAATTGTCTTACTCGGTCAAAATGTGAATGCCTATCTTGGCAAGATGGGTGGCACGGAAGAGATTGCAGACTTTGCACTACTGATTGAGTACATCGCAGAAATACCTGGCGTTGAAAGAATTCGCTTTACCACTAGCCATCCAAAAGAATTTGCCCAGCGCTTGATTGATGTCTACGCAAAAGTTCCTAAGCTGGTGAGCCACTTGCATCTACCAGTTCAACATGCATCCGACTCCGTTTTATCTGCAATGAAGCGTGGCTACACCGCCCTAGAATATAAAAGCATTATTCACAAGATGCGCGCCGTGAGGCCCGATCTGACACTCTCCAGCGACTTCATCGTGGGCTTTCCTGGTGAGACGGATGAAGATTTTGCAAAACTCCTGAAGATGGTTGAAGAACTCAATTTTGATAATAGCTTTTGCTTTATCTTCAGCGCACGTCCTGGTACACCTGCGGCCAACCTCAGTGATGACACCCCTTATGAGGTCAAACTTAAACGACTACAAACCTTACTTGCACTAGTTGAGTCACAAGCAAATCAGATTAGTAAAAATATGCTGGGCAATACTGAGCGAGTTCTAGTTGAAGGCTTAGCAAAGGATGGCGTGAACCTGCAGGGTCGCGCCACCAATAATCGGGTGATTCACTTTACCGCGCCAGATGCAGATATCGAACCGCTGATCGGTCAAATGGTAGACATCCGCATCACTGAAGTACTCAATTACACACTCCGAGGCGATCTCATCAATGAGCTCACTTCTACGCAAGCCCATTAAGATGATAAATAAGCGTTCATCCTCCTCTAAATTAGAGATTGATATTCAGTTTGCGAGTGCTGCAATTAAAGAAAAAGTTTTGGCAATTGCTTCTCAAGCAGCAATTAAAAAATGGGTAAAGACAGCGATTGGATTGAATGGCCTAATCACCTTACGCTTTGTTAATGCAGCTGAAGGAAAAAAACTCAATTTTGCCTTTCGCAATAAAGACTATGCGACTAATGTCCTCACTTTTCCATACGAACTCAGTAACCAGACTTTGACTGCCGACATTATTTTTTGTCTCCCTGTGATTCAAAAAGAGGCATCAGAGCAAAGTAAAGCTATGAAGGCTCATTTGGCTCATTTGATTATTCATGGCTGCTTACATGCCCAAGGCCTTGACCATGAGGGCGATAAAGAAGCAAAGAAAATGGAAGGTAAGGAAATTACCCTTCTAAAATCCTTAGGCTTTGCAAATCCCTACGCACCCATTTAAAGCATCTTTAAGGCTTCCTTCATTGAATTTTCTTATTTCTGCGATATTCTTGCTATATGCCTGACCCCAACAAATCCCTTTTAGAACGCTTGGCTAATTTTTTAACGCCACAGCCAACCAGCCCAGCTGAACGTCGCCAAGAACTGATCGATACTCTCAGGGAAGCCCAGACAGAGGGTTTAATTGATGCAGATGCCCTCTCCATGATTGAGGGTGTATTCCAGGTGGGTCAATTATGTGCTCGCGATATTTTGATTCCCAGGGCACAGATTGACTGGATTGATATTAGCCAGCCTT
This genomic stretch from Polynucleobacter corsicus harbors:
- a CDS encoding gamma-glutamyltransferase family protein, which produces MQQKWGIRGMAVAPHSLASESALAVLREGGNALEGMIAAAATIAVVYPHMNSIGGDSFWVVHSPGKAMGGIDACGAAAGLATKQWYGERGVTKAIPFRGAIAANTVAGTISGWGAAQKLSQQGLSGRLPLSRLLADAIHYAEAGVPVTHSQSSLTEKKRMELSPIPGFAETFLVNGKAPEVGSIFKQERLAKTLRQISRKGTEDYYRGDLAELLAKELTDIGSPLRLSDLHRHQAKLIDPLELKHSMGNVYNMTPPTQGVVSLMIIGILDQLNLKRFKVDSAEYVHHCVEATKQAFMVRDKYVTDPAYMTKHAQSFLSHAFLKKLAKNIDPEKALPWGQGKGPADTIWMGVIDGNGNCVSFIQSIYHEFGAGIVLPKSGVNWQNRGCSFSLDPKTLNHLEPYRKPFHTLNPAMALFKDGRSMVYGTMGGDGQPQTQCAVFTRTATYGLDPQDAISRPRWLLGRTWGQTSDSLKLESRFNPWVAKELHALGHEIEMLDAFDETVGHAGCIIRDPSGTLHGGWDPRSDGAVSAF
- a CDS encoding trimeric intracellular cation channel family protein, with protein sequence MDQINFWIGIIATVAFAVTGVLAIADRGVDLFGVMVLGVITAIGGGTLRDIILNLPAFWSIAQIYIWVALGACIVAFVAESFFTQPQIYRWMLYIDGLGAALFGIQGVDKAWNLEFGLPVAPVILGVVTAIGGGLLRDILAGRKTLLMSHELYAIPVTLGCCIYILILNFLPAYTLEGSVICMLAIFGLRAAAIYWDLRVPKLFITKTR
- the maiA gene encoding maleylacetoacetate isomerase, giving the protein MKTQLYSFWRSSAAFRVRIALNLKGLNYEVIPIHIVKSGGAQTAGEFANKNPNRLVPLYTDGPHTIHQSLAIIEYLEEIQSSPPLLPQTAIDRAWVRSVAMDIAMEIHPLNNLRVMRYLMKTLGVSAEAKDAWSHHWMVLGLESLEKQLSGDTRVGRFAYGDQPGLIDICLVPQIFNALSAKIDMTSYPTLMKIFHQCMKLPAFIDASWEKQIDAEGLNPLSPPQE
- a CDS encoding AEC family transporter, whose amino-acid sequence is MFYVFNVVFPVFALILIGYVCGRTGKLGESASIELNRFVVWLALPAQLFNFAASSSWQTLWQPGFIAAFFLSCLLVFILVLVVSWVRKRDLAAASFSGLSASYSNTGYMGIPLCVLALGQDGLAPAIIATFIVFVMFAIATVLIEVGIQSYKKSHEIVWSVLKSLCTNPLLIAPVAGLLWSSTDLLLYEPLAQVIAFLALAATPCALVSIGLFLMQKEKSAPQQAWGISFAKLIIQPLVAWLIAGPILELPNLWVSAVVILAALPTGTGPFMLAQYYNADGRIISRVVLLTTMGSLLTLSLFLWWRKGI
- a CDS encoding gamma carbonic anhydrase family protein, which codes for MAIFELDGNAPRLDDGAWVAESAEVIGRVELHKNASVWPKVVIRGDNDLIQISEGSNVQDASILHTDPGYPLIIGKHVTVGHQVMLHGCQIGDGSLIGIGAVILNGAKIGKNCLVGAGALVTEGKEFPDGSMILGSPAKVVKTLTPGQIAGIEDIAGRYVQNAQRYQQTLKKIA
- a CDS encoding ammonium transporter codes for the protein METLKSGSDVLFILLGAIMVLAMHAGFAFLELGTVRKKNQVNALVKILVDFAVSTIAYFFIGYSIAYGVDFFSGAEILAEKNGYELVKFFFLLTFAAAIPAIISGGIAERAKFNPQLIATFILVGFIYPFFEGIAWNQHYGIQAWIKTLTGEEFHDFAGSVVVHAVGGWIALPAVILLGARRGRYTKDGNDAAHPPSSIPFLALGAWILAVGWFGFNVMSAQTIDKVSGLVAMNSLMAMVGGTLAAWVIGRNDPGFTYNGPLAGLVAVCAGSDLMHPMGALVVGLIAGALFVYMFTLVQNRWKIDDVLGVWPLHGLCGLWGGLAAGIFGAKALGGLGGVTFLGQLIGSGLGVAIALISGFVVYGLLKAVLGIRMSQEEEYEGADLSIHRISASPDREPNW
- a CDS encoding Rap1a/Tai family immunity protein; this encodes MKKVLALLAALWAFSGLAQAQEKIQVLSTQELVNVCKLPASPESRSFCVGYITAIYDTYLATRHPQRAKPYICVKQPAPSRDEVIGEFVKFAQSNQQTTDKPAAGVFLGFLASRFPCARK
- a CDS encoding glycine zipper domain-containing protein, coding for MKKIIAITAATLAIAGCSNMSNTEQRTLSGASIGAAAGAVGTAIFHGNPIWGAVGGAAVGAASGYVYDAYKKEQASEYNSGYNAGKNNQPAKAPQ